One segment of Paenibacillus rhizovicinus DNA contains the following:
- a CDS encoding DUF7507 domain-containing protein: protein MRKIALLVRAVFNTNGAISFTGNMLGLSRSTTEGVPGTQDSIGAFITTNTAVRFGTYPFGTTNSYLSNNSSAILTMPAGSNVIYAELIWGGTYIVPGVNLTAAINNPVTFTLPTGSSSSMSPDPVTSNVFDLGNGSNAYMRSAIVTSLVAAAGAGTYTVGGVVGTNTVTDPTTNHAGWTLCVIYNNATLPFRNISLRVGGVLVTADSPPVSTTITGFATPLSGALSGRAQFSAQEGDATRTGDQALFGPTSASLVALSGPNNFANNFFASQINNDAGNLDTTGTFGTRNQVNGAPGTNIVGGRQGWDITNVDVSARLANNQSSAVLQLTTSGDAYVVNGVGLQININAPAVTVSKSASATGTVIGDQITYSVTITNNGSANATSVVLADTLPTGATFVAGSVTVGGVAKPTYDIAAGAPVGTLGFGASITITYKATVTSLPSPPQISNTARASFSYQINSGGDTVTATILSNTVNTPVYAPVLTLTKSANTANASVGSNVTYTVQVANTGSISANVTLTDNIPAGSTFVANSFTVNGVVQPGANPATGVNIGAVANGTTKTVTFQVLVNSLPSPPQLTDTATAAYTYVPPDGRTLSGSASSNTLTIPVKTPNVNAVKSSNRTVTTVGDTVTFSTVVSNTGIASVTNVTFTDPIPAGTSFVANSVTVDGAAKPGASPAAGIAIGTIAAGASVTVVFQLLVNSLPSPAVINNQATVSYNSGTFSGQTLSNLVTFPVDLPIIATQKSANKTQATVGDTITYTFAIQNTGNYAALLTLTDPLTLSTTYVPNTLTVNGVPNGSATPQTGIPVGVVMAGGTATVVFSVLIQSLPNPPNIVNQGTVSYAYTLPDNRTFNGSVASNPVSVSASSPNVSLAKSASASVATVGDAITYTLSVTNNGITPVNQVIVSDPIPSGSTFIAGSVLIGGVSAPSANPSTGITIGTIAPSATVVVSFQVSVISIPPDGTLSNRGAVSFTSGVFSGSSFSSTVVIPVFQPIISIVKSVNQPAATLGDAIVYTLQLQNTGNIAAQLTVRDNIPAGSSFVVNSVQLNGTPVPGSDPVTGIFIASLPPSGAATVSFVVSVVSLPTPQQLVDQGSAAFTYTLPGGRIVNGTASSNTISVPVSAPNVSVVLSTTAVDAVTGDTIRYTGVVTNNGIATVNNVTFVGAMITGTTFVAGSATVNGISVPQADATAGIPIGSLGPNASATVTYEVKLTMPVSNQINNQSTVSFTSGSFSATSSSNVTTTPIIQPIIGMVKTGNTANATVGDTVTFTIAVSNTGNLAANVTVTDTVPPTTTFVANSVIVNGTPQPGATPTGGINAGTVNPDSTVFVMFSVVIDSLPSPQFLVNQASSTYTFTPPDGRTLTGSAQSNTLSIPVSSPNVGVVKSSTSTAVSIGDTIPYSVNVTNSGIAPITNTIFLDGLPNGTAFVPNSVTVNGIVIPNANPVSGVNIGTINPGATVPVTFSLLVTSVPSPAVIANQASVTYTSGAFSSSAFSNGVSIPVYQPVIGVAKSANTTNASVGQTVVYTFAVSNTGNYAALATLTDTIAPQVSFVPNSVIVNGAPQPGTDPVTGIPVGVVFPGATSTVTFSVVINSLPPGQQLSNQATAAFAYTLPDGRTLNGSALSNTLSFPVSSPDVTVAKSTASTALTIGDTFTYAILVSNAGIATVDNVIFSDPIPTGTSFLSGSVTINGVTQPTANPAAGFSLGSIPAGGSVTVTFSVTVNAVPAGGLVSNRSSVSFTSGVFSSVTFSNTITTPVYQPVISLAKSSVTNPAVVGGNVSYTVVTTNSGNYPALVTMLDNTPDGTTFVPNSVVVNGQPQAGADPSVGFSIGTIAAGASVTTTFEYLINTLPAAQQLVNQATGNYLYTLPDNRSFSQSSLSNTLSIGVSSPNLSVVKSTTATDAVIGDIVTYSNVITNVSLANVNSIVLSDLVPAGTSFVPGSVVVGGVSRPNDNPASGIPVGALTPSASTTVTFNIVVNTLPASGLISNMSNVSFTSGAFSGTSMSNTVTTPVYNPILGVVKSASTSNATVGDTITYSLDVTNTGNLAATVTIFDTLPTGADFVPNSVTVGGVPQPGADPTTGIPIGSVPPGSTVNVIITLQVTVDALPSPQQLANQATANYSFSPPDGRTLTGTVLSNTVVIPVSAPNVSVVKSTNAIDAVSGDTITYTIVVTNNGIEPVNNVQMVDPIPAGVSFIAGSVVVNNVSRPLDSPNSGISVGTIAAGGVSTITFQVLVL from the coding sequence GTGAGGAAAATCGCTCTCTTAGTTCGTGCCGTCTTCAATACGAACGGCGCCATCTCCTTCACCGGGAACATGCTCGGGCTCAGCCGTTCGACAACTGAAGGCGTGCCCGGCACGCAGGACAGCATCGGTGCATTCATCACGACCAATACGGCCGTCAGGTTCGGAACATATCCCTTCGGAACGACAAACAGCTATTTGTCCAATAATTCGTCCGCGATTCTTACGATGCCTGCTGGCAGCAACGTCATCTATGCGGAGTTAATCTGGGGCGGTACCTATATCGTCCCTGGCGTCAATTTAACGGCCGCGATCAACAATCCGGTCACCTTCACGCTGCCGACCGGTTCAAGCTCCAGCATGAGTCCCGATCCCGTCACGAGCAACGTCTTCGATCTCGGCAACGGCTCGAACGCTTATATGCGCTCGGCCATCGTGACATCGCTCGTCGCCGCAGCCGGAGCAGGCACCTATACGGTCGGCGGCGTCGTCGGAACGAATACGGTGACCGATCCGACCACCAACCATGCCGGCTGGACGCTGTGCGTGATCTACAATAACGCGACGCTGCCATTCCGCAATATTTCGCTGCGCGTCGGAGGCGTACTCGTCACTGCGGATTCCCCGCCCGTATCCACGACAATCACGGGTTTCGCCACGCCGTTATCCGGCGCGCTCAGCGGCCGGGCGCAGTTCAGCGCGCAGGAAGGCGACGCGACGCGCACCGGCGATCAGGCGCTGTTCGGCCCGACTTCCGCTTCGCTCGTTGCGTTGTCGGGGCCGAACAATTTCGCCAACAACTTCTTCGCCTCCCAGATCAACAACGATGCGGGCAATCTGGACACGACGGGCACGTTCGGCACGCGCAACCAGGTGAACGGCGCGCCGGGGACGAATATCGTCGGCGGCCGGCAAGGCTGGGACATCACGAACGTCGACGTATCCGCACGGCTCGCGAACAACCAATCATCGGCCGTCCTGCAGCTGACGACTTCAGGCGATGCTTACGTCGTCAACGGCGTCGGCCTGCAAATCAACATCAATGCCCCGGCCGTCACGGTCTCGAAGAGCGCGAGCGCGACGGGGACCGTTATCGGCGACCAGATCACTTACAGCGTCACGATCACGAACAACGGCTCGGCGAACGCGACAAGCGTCGTCCTCGCCGACACCCTGCCCACGGGGGCGACGTTCGTGGCAGGCAGCGTAACCGTGGGCGGCGTCGCCAAACCGACCTATGACATTGCAGCAGGCGCCCCGGTAGGGACATTGGGATTCGGCGCTTCTATCACGATTACATACAAAGCCACCGTCACCTCCTTGCCGAGTCCGCCGCAAATTTCAAATACGGCGCGCGCTTCCTTCTCGTACCAGATCAATTCCGGCGGAGACACCGTCACGGCCACCATTCTGTCAAACACGGTCAATACGCCCGTCTATGCGCCGGTGCTGACGCTGACGAAGAGCGCCAATACGGCGAACGCTTCCGTCGGCTCCAACGTCACGTACACGGTTCAAGTGGCGAACACCGGCAGCATAAGCGCGAACGTGACGCTAACGGACAATATTCCGGCAGGGAGCACGTTCGTCGCGAACAGTTTCACCGTCAATGGCGTCGTGCAGCCCGGCGCCAATCCGGCAACCGGGGTCAATATCGGAGCCGTCGCGAACGGCACGACGAAGACGGTCACGTTCCAGGTGCTCGTCAATTCGCTGCCTTCGCCGCCGCAATTGACGGATACGGCAACCGCCGCTTACACGTACGTGCCGCCGGACGGAAGGACGCTGAGCGGTTCCGCATCGTCCAATACGCTCACGATTCCCGTGAAGACTCCGAACGTTAACGCGGTCAAGAGCTCGAATCGGACCGTCACGACCGTCGGCGATACCGTGACGTTCTCGACCGTCGTGTCCAATACAGGCATCGCCAGCGTAACGAACGTGACGTTTACGGACCCTATTCCGGCAGGCACCAGCTTCGTCGCCAACTCCGTTACTGTCGACGGCGCGGCGAAACCGGGCGCTTCTCCCGCCGCCGGCATCGCGATCGGAACGATTGCCGCAGGCGCTTCCGTAACGGTCGTGTTTCAGCTGCTCGTCAATTCGCTGCCGAGTCCAGCCGTAATCAACAACCAGGCGACCGTTTCGTACAACTCGGGTACCTTCAGCGGCCAGACGCTCTCCAATCTCGTTACGTTTCCCGTGGATCTGCCGATTATCGCCACGCAGAAATCAGCCAACAAAACGCAGGCGACCGTCGGCGACACGATCACGTATACGTTCGCCATCCAGAACACCGGCAATTACGCGGCATTACTGACGTTGACGGACCCGCTGACGCTTTCGACGACGTACGTGCCGAACACCCTCACCGTGAACGGCGTGCCGAATGGCAGCGCGACGCCGCAGACCGGCATCCCCGTAGGCGTCGTCATGGCGGGCGGGACGGCGACCGTCGTGTTCTCGGTGCTGATTCAATCGTTGCCGAACCCGCCGAACATCGTCAACCAAGGCACGGTGAGCTACGCGTACACGCTGCCGGACAACCGGACGTTTAACGGCAGCGTCGCGTCGAACCCGGTTTCCGTTTCGGCTTCCTCGCCGAACGTATCGCTCGCCAAGAGCGCGAGCGCGTCGGTCGCGACCGTCGGCGATGCAATCACCTACACGCTCAGCGTGACGAACAACGGCATCACGCCAGTCAATCAAGTCATCGTATCCGACCCGATTCCGTCCGGCTCGACCTTCATCGCAGGAAGCGTATTGATCGGCGGCGTTTCGGCGCCGTCCGCCAACCCGAGCACGGGCATTACCATCGGCACGATAGCGCCTTCGGCAACCGTCGTCGTGTCGTTTCAGGTTTCCGTCATCTCCATCCCGCCGGACGGAACGCTAAGCAACCGCGGCGCCGTCAGCTTCACGTCAGGCGTGTTCAGCGGCTCGTCGTTCTCCAGCACGGTCGTCATTCCCGTTTTCCAGCCGATCATATCCATCGTCAAGAGCGTGAATCAGCCCGCGGCGACGCTCGGCGACGCGATCGTCTACACGCTGCAGCTGCAGAACACCGGCAATATCGCCGCGCAGTTGACCGTACGGGACAATATTCCCGCCGGAAGTTCCTTCGTCGTCAACTCGGTCCAGCTGAACGGCACACCCGTACCGGGCTCGGACCCCGTCACCGGCATTTTCATCGCCTCGCTCCCGCCTTCGGGGGCGGCCACCGTCAGCTTCGTCGTGTCCGTCGTCTCGCTGCCGACGCCGCAGCAGCTCGTCGATCAAGGCAGCGCCGCGTTCACGTATACGCTGCCCGGCGGGCGAATCGTGAACGGAACCGCATCGTCCAACACGATTTCCGTACCCGTCTCGGCACCGAACGTATCCGTCGTCTTAAGTACGACTGCTGTCGATGCCGTAACCGGAGACACGATCCGCTACACCGGCGTCGTCACGAACAATGGCATCGCGACCGTCAATAATGTCACTTTCGTCGGCGCCATGATTACAGGCACCACCTTCGTCGCCGGCAGCGCAACGGTGAACGGGATTTCAGTTCCACAGGCGGATGCGACCGCCGGCATTCCGATCGGTTCCTTGGGGCCAAACGCCTCCGCGACCGTGACCTATGAGGTGAAGTTAACGATGCCTGTTTCCAATCAAATCAATAACCAATCGACCGTCAGTTTCACATCCGGCTCCTTCTCCGCCACATCGTCGTCCAACGTGACGACAACGCCGATCATCCAGCCGATCATCGGCATGGTCAAGACCGGCAATACGGCCAACGCTACCGTCGGCGATACCGTAACGTTCACGATCGCGGTCAGCAACACCGGCAATCTGGCGGCAAACGTCACCGTGACGGACACGGTTCCGCCGACAACGACGTTCGTCGCGAACAGCGTCATCGTGAATGGCACGCCGCAGCCTGGCGCAACGCCTACCGGCGGCATCAACGCGGGAACGGTCAATCCGGACAGCACGGTGTTCGTCATGTTCTCCGTCGTCATCGATTCCTTGCCTTCGCCGCAGTTCCTGGTCAACCAAGCGTCCTCGACCTACACCTTTACGCCGCCTGACGGTCGGACGCTCACCGGATCGGCGCAGTCGAACACGCTGTCCATCCCGGTCTCGTCTCCGAATGTCGGCGTCGTCAAAAGCTCGACCTCGACCGCGGTATCGATCGGCGATACGATTCCGTACTCGGTCAACGTGACCAATAGCGGGATTGCGCCGATAACGAACACGATTTTCCTCGACGGGCTCCCTAACGGCACTGCCTTCGTACCGAACAGCGTCACCGTCAACGGCATCGTCATCCCGAACGCCAATCCGGTATCCGGGGTAAACATCGGCACGATCAATCCCGGCGCCACCGTACCCGTGACATTCTCGCTCCTGGTCACTTCCGTGCCGTCGCCGGCAGTCATCGCGAACCAAGCATCCGTCACGTATACGTCCGGCGCGTTCTCCAGCTCCGCCTTCTCGAACGGCGTCTCGATCCCTGTCTACCAGCCGGTCATCGGCGTCGCGAAGTCGGCGAATACGACCAATGCTTCCGTCGGGCAAACGGTCGTCTATACGTTCGCAGTCTCGAACACCGGCAACTACGCAGCGTTGGCGACGCTGACGGATACCATCGCTCCGCAAGTCTCGTTCGTGCCGAACAGCGTCATCGTGAACGGTGCGCCGCAGCCTGGAACGGACCCCGTAACCGGCATACCCGTAGGCGTCGTTTTCCCTGGAGCGACGAGCACGGTCACGTTCTCGGTCGTCATCAATTCGCTCCCGCCCGGCCAGCAGCTCTCGAACCAGGCGACGGCAGCGTTCGCTTACACCCTCCCGGACGGCCGTACGCTGAACGGATCGGCCCTCTCGAATACGCTGTCGTTCCCGGTCTCCTCGCCGGACGTCACCGTTGCCAAGAGCACGGCGAGCACGGCGCTGACGATCGGCGACACGTTCACGTACGCCATTCTCGTATCCAACGCGGGCATCGCGACGGTCGACAACGTCATCTTCTCCGATCCGATTCCGACGGGGACGTCGTTCCTCAGCGGCAGCGTCACGATCAACGGCGTCACGCAGCCGACCGCCAATCCGGCCGCGGGCTTCTCGCTCGGCTCCATCCCGGCCGGAGGCTCGGTTACGGTCACGTTCAGCGTCACTGTCAATGCCGTCCCTGCCGGCGGCCTAGTCAGCAACCGTTCTTCGGTCAGCTTTACGTCGGGCGTGTTCTCGTCCGTCACGTTCTCAAACACGATTACGACGCCGGTGTATCAGCCGGTCATCTCGCTTGCCAAGAGCTCGGTAACGAACCCTGCAGTCGTCGGCGGCAACGTAAGTTACACGGTCGTTACGACGAACAGCGGCAATTATCCCGCGCTCGTGACCATGCTGGATAATACGCCCGACGGCACGACGTTCGTGCCGAACAGCGTCGTGGTCAACGGTCAGCCTCAGGCAGGCGCGGATCCTTCGGTCGGCTTCAGCATCGGGACGATCGCGGCGGGCGCCAGCGTGACGACGACGTTCGAATATTTGATCAACACGCTTCCCGCCGCGCAGCAATTGGTCAACCAAGCGACCGGCAACTATCTGTATACATTGCCGGATAACCGTTCCTTCTCGCAAAGCTCGCTCTCGAACACCTTGTCGATCGGCGTCAGCTCGCCGAACCTGTCGGTCGTGAAAAGCACGACGGCAACGGATGCCGTCATCGGCGACATCGTCACGTACTCGAACGTCATCACCAACGTCAGCCTTGCCAACGTGAACAGCATCGTGCTCAGCGACCTCGTGCCGGCGGGAACGTCCTTCGTGCCGGGCAGCGTCGTCGTTGGCGGCGTTTCGCGGCCGAACGACAATCCGGCCTCCGGCATTCCAGTCGGCGCGCTGACCCCGAGCGCTTCGACTACGGTTACCTTCAACATCGTCGTCAACACGCTGCCGGCCAGCGGGCTGATCAGCAACATGTCGAATGTCAGTTTCACGTCCGGCGCGTTCTCCGGAACGAGCATGTCCAATACCGTCACGACGCCGGTTTACAACCCGATCCTGGGCGTCGTGAAGAGCGCGAGCACGTCGAATGCCACGGTCGGCGATACGATCACGTATTCGCTTGACGTCACGAATACGGGGAATTTGGCTGCAACCGTGACCATCTTCGATACGCTGCCTACGGGTGCGGATTTCGTGCCGAACAGCGTCACGGTCGGCGGCGTGCCACAGCCCGGCGCCGATCCGACGACCGGCATTCCGATCGGCAGCGTGCCGCCAGGATCGACGGTAAACGTCATCATTACGCTGCAGGTGACGGTCGATGCCCTGCCTTCGCCGCAGCAGCTCGCCAACCAAGCTACGGCGAACTACTCGTTCTCGCCGCCGGACGGCAGAACGCTCACCGGCACCGTTCTCTCGAATACGGTCGTCATTCCGGTCTCCGCGCCGAACGTCTCGGTCGTCAAATCGACGAACGCGATCGATGCCGTCAGCGGCGATACGATCACGTACACGATCGTCGTCACGAACAACGGGATCGAGCCTGTCAATAACGTTCAAATGGTCGATCCGATTCCGGCCGGCGTCAGCTTCATCGCCGGCAGCGTCGTCGTCAACAACGTCTCCAGACCGCTCGACAGCCCGAACAGCGGTATTTCCGTCGGCACGATTGCGGCCGGAGGCGTTTCGACCATCACGTTCCAGGTACTCGTCCTATGA